In Syngnathus acus chromosome 21, fSynAcu1.2, whole genome shotgun sequence, one genomic interval encodes:
- the ybey gene encoding endoribonuclease YbeY translates to MGVVVRNLQKVVPLRRARLRKDVNTLRHILGIQKFDLGVVCVDNRRIQHINNIYRKKNEPTDVLSFPFHEGLRPGKMPCPLHRDELNLGDIFLGVEFLMRQCQEESTDLHEALTVVTTHGICHLLGYRHETEEEWHEMLQKESYILGEYNRLTGQHLMPMMKPYHQDR, encoded by the exons ATGGGTGTAGTGGTACGGAATCTTCAAAAAGTAGTTCCTCTTCGCCGCGCCCGGCTCCGCAAGGACGTGAACACCCTCAGGCACATCTTGGGCATCCAGAAGTTCGATTTGGGCGTCGTTTGTGTGGACAACCGCAGAATTCAGCACATCAACAACATTTACAGGAAGAAAAACGAACCCACCGATGTCCTCTCGTTTCCATTCCATGAG GGTCTGCGACCCGGTAAGATGCCGTGTCCCCTCCACAGAGACGAGCTGAATCTCGGTGACATTTTCCTGGGGGTGGAGTTCCTCATGAGACAGTGTCAGGAGGAGTCCACGGATCTACACGAAGCGCTCACC GTGGTGACGACCCACGGCATTTGCCACCTGCTTGGCTACAGACACGAGACAGAGGAGGAATGGCATGAG ATGCTGCAGAAGGAAAGCTACATTCTTGGCGAGTACAATAGACTGACAGGGCAACATTTGATGCCCATGATGAAGCCATACCACCAAGACAGGTGA
- the lss gene encoding lanosterol synthase: protein MTENMHLRRRGGPYKTEPATDLRRWRLSNVEGRQTWSYLEHVDASEREQTMLEAHSLGLDTSKFVHDSPAARTAVDAALKGMNFYSHLQAEDGHWAGDYGGPLFLLPGLLITCHIAKIHLEQTWKKEMVRYLRSVQLPDGGWGLHIEDKSTVFGTALSYTSLRILGVDPDDPDLVRARNNLHSKGGAVGIPSWGKFWLAILNVYDWEGMNTLLPEMWLFPSWLPAHPSTLWCHCRQVYLPMSYCYAVRLVADEDALVLGLRQELYIQDYASIDWPAQRSNVAACDLYTPHSKLLSAAYTMLNVYEAHHSATLRGMAVKELYQHIQADDLFTKCISIGPISKTINMLVRWYVDGPSSAVFQEHVSRIADYLWLGLDGMKMQGTNGSQLWDTCFAVQAFLEAGAQDNRQLAECLRRARQFLTITQIPDNPPDYQKYYRQMNKGGFPFSTRDCGWIVADCTAEGLKSLMLLQEARPSLGEPVAPQRLYDAINVLLSMRNSDGGFATYETKRGGKLLELLNPSEVFGDIMIDYTYVECTSAVMQALGHFHKVHPEHRAEEIRKTLEDGLEYCRRTQRPDGSWEGSWGVCFTYGTWFGLEAFACMGHHYQRNGCAEVRRACRFLLDRQMADGGWGEDFESCEQRRYVQSGSAQIHNTCWALLGLMAVRHPDRRAIERGVKLLMDKQLPNGDWPQENISGVFNKSCAISYTSYRNVFPIWTLGRFASLNPGSSLSGKVKL from the exons ATGACTGAGAATAT GCACTTGCGGAGGCGAGGAGGACCGTACAAGACGGAGCCGGCTACGGACCTGAGGCGCTGGAGGCTTTCTAACGTCGAGGGCAGGCAGACCTGGTCATACCTGGAGCATGTGGATGCCTCAGAAAGGGAGCAGACCATGCTAGAGGCCCATTCTTTAGGCTTGGACACG AGCAAGTTTGTGCACGACTCCCCAGCCGCCCGCACGGCCGTGGATGCCGCCCTGAAAGGTATGAACTTCTACAGCCACCTCCAAGCCGAGGACGGCCACTGGGCGGGGGACTACGGAGGACCGCTCTTCCTGCTACCCG GTCTACTGATCACTTGCCATATTGCTAAGATCCATCTGGAGCAGACCTGGAAAAAAGAGATGGTGCGATACCTGCGCTCTGTTCAGCTGCCAGATGGAGGCTGGGGCCT ACATATCGAGGACAAGTCGACGGTGTTTGGCACGGCTTTGAGTTACACCTCGCTACGGATTCTGGGTGTCGATCCGGATGATCCCGACTTGGTTCGGGCGAGGAACAACCTGCATAGCAAAG GCGGTGCGGTGGGCATCCCATCCTGGGGTAAATTCTGGTTGGCCATTTTGAATGTCTATGACTGGGAAGGAATGAACACGCTCCTACCAGAGATGTG GCTGTTCCCCAGCTGGCTGCCGGCCCACCCGTCTACGCTGTGGTGCCACTGTCGCCAGGTCTACCTCCCAATGAGCTACTGTTACGCCGTGAGACTGGTGGCCGACGAGGACGCCCTGGTCCTTGGCCTCAGACAG GAGCTTTATATCCAAGACTATGCCAGCATCGACTGGCCAGCTCAGCGCAGCAATGTGGCGGCGTGTGACTTGTACACTCCACACAGCAAACTGCTGTCTGCAGCCTACA CCATGCTCAATGTGTACGAGGCCCACCACAGCGCCACGCTGAGAGGAATGGCCGTCAAAGAACTGTACCAGCACATCCAGGCCGACGACCTCTTCACCAAATGTATCAGCATTGGCCCG ATCTCCAAGACAATCAACATGCTGGTCCGCTGGTACGTAGACGGCCCCTCGTCTGCAGTCTTCCAGGAGCACGTGTCCAGAATCGCCGACTACCTCTG GCTGGGACTGGATGGTATGAAAATGCAG GGCACCAACGGGTCTCAGCTCTGGGATACTTGCTTTGCTGTTCAGGCTTTCCTTGAG GCGGGAGCCCAAGACAACCGTCAACTCGCCGAGTGTCTCCGACGCGCCCGGCAGTTTCTGACAATCACGCAG ATCCCAGATAATCCTCCCGATTACCAAAAGTACTACCGTCAAATGAACAAG GGAGGCTTCCCCTTCAGCACGCGCGACTGCGGCTGGATCGTGGCCGACTGCACGGCGGAGGGCCTCAAGTCGCTGATGCTGCTGCAGGAGGCGCGCCCCTCGCTCGGCGAGCCCGTCGCGCCTCAGCGCCTCTACGACGCCATCAATGTG TTGCTGAGCATGAGAAACTCTGACGGCGGCTTTGCCACGTATGAAACAAAGAGAGGGGGGAAACTTCTCGAGCTGCTGAACCCCTCCGAGGTCTTCG GTGACATCATGATCGATTACACCTATGTGGAATGTACGTCAGCAGTGATGCAGGCTCTGGGCCATTTCCACAAGGTGCATCCTGAACACCGCGCGGAGGAAATCAG GAAGACCCTGGAAGATGGGCTGGAGTACTGTCGCAGGACGCAGAGGCCCGACGGATCGTGGGAAGG GTCCTGGGGCGTGTGCTTCACCTACGGGACCTGGTTTGGCTTAGAAGCCTTCGCTTGTATGGGACACCATTATCAGAG GAACGGCTGCGCGGAGGTACGCCGCGCCTGCCGCTTCCTTTTGGATCGGCAGATGGCGGACGGCGGCTGGGGGGAGGACTTTGAGTCGTGCGAGCAACGGCGCTACGTCCAGAGCGGCTCGGCGCAGATCCACAACACCTGCTGGGCACTGTTGGGCCTCATGGCGGTCAG GCACCCTGACCGGCGGGCCATCGAGCGAGGTGTCAAGCTGTTGATGGACAAGCAGCTGCCCAACGGAGACTGGCCTCAG GAGAATATCTCGGGCGTGTTCAACAAAAGCTGCGCCATCAGCTACACCTCCTACAGGAACGTCTTCCCCATTTGGACCCTGGGCCGCTTCGCCTCTCTCAACCCCGGCAGTTCTCTGAGCGGCAAGGTCAAGCTGTGA